A region from the Paraburkholderia youngii genome encodes:
- a CDS encoding ABC transporter permease, whose protein sequence is MNPSAPPAPSTPPAPPTPGAPGSAPRAPAEPRFPRLLLLLSSPTFIVGALIVAWWIVCAIAGPWFVHLDPYASDPLNSLTPPDRTHWFGTDQLGRDVFSRVIVGARDILTIAPLATLLGTAAGTALGLLVGYFDGWVDDVIGRVIDAVLALPLVIIALLALAAVGASNLTVILVIGLTFTPITARTVRAAVFAERHLDYVAAAQLRGERAPYIMFVEILPNVLPPIVVEATVRLGYAIFAVATLSFLGFGIQPPSADWGLALSESYTLMAGGAWWTVVFAAGAIASLVVGVNLIADSVQGVLDR, encoded by the coding sequence ATGAATCCGAGCGCGCCACCGGCTCCTTCGACGCCACCAGCGCCGCCCACGCCGGGCGCACCGGGCTCCGCGCCGCGCGCGCCCGCCGAGCCACGCTTCCCGCGCCTCCTGCTGCTTCTGAGTTCGCCGACCTTCATCGTGGGCGCGCTGATCGTAGCGTGGTGGATCGTCTGCGCGATCGCCGGGCCCTGGTTCGTGCATCTCGATCCGTACGCGTCCGATCCGCTCAATTCGCTCACGCCGCCCGATCGCACGCACTGGTTCGGCACCGATCAGCTCGGCCGCGACGTATTCTCACGCGTGATCGTCGGCGCGCGCGACATCCTGACCATCGCGCCGCTCGCGACGCTGCTCGGAACCGCGGCGGGCACCGCGCTCGGCCTGCTGGTCGGCTACTTCGACGGATGGGTCGACGACGTGATCGGCCGCGTGATCGACGCGGTGCTCGCGCTGCCGCTCGTGATCATCGCGCTGCTCGCGCTCGCCGCGGTCGGCGCATCGAATCTCACGGTGATTCTCGTGATCGGCCTCACCTTCACGCCGATCACCGCGCGCACCGTGCGCGCCGCCGTATTCGCCGAGCGCCATCTCGACTACGTGGCCGCCGCGCAGCTGCGCGGCGAGCGCGCCCCGTACATCATGTTCGTGGAGATCCTGCCCAACGTGCTGCCGCCGATCGTCGTCGAAGCAACGGTGCGGCTCGGCTATGCGATCTTCGCGGTCGCGACGCTGTCGTTTCTTGGCTTCGGCATCCAGCCGCCGTCGGCCGACTGGGGGCTCGCGCTGTCCGAGTCGTACACGCTGATGGCGGGCGGCGCGTGGTGGACCGTCGTGTTCGCGGCGGGCGCGATCGCGTCGCTGGTGGTCGGCGTCAATCTGATCGCCGACAGCGTGCAGGGAGTGCTCGACCGATGA
- a CDS encoding ABC transporter permease — protein sequence MSAPAPSPASNASRLPRATNGNAGRVARFLATRVGLSLITLWLLSLTVFAGGQLLPGDIGRAVLGPLADARAVAALNHQLGADRPLLTQYIDWITHFVRGNMGLSYAYREPVGPFIADALAHSAKLGLFAFIVVVPLGIAGGVWSAMHAGRWLDRTISIAGLSATVVPEFVSSIVLILVFGVWLRWLPIEASFPPDASVLEQLRHLVLPVLPLVFVFFGYIARMARAGTVEALDADYTRTAILKGLPRHVVIWRHVLRNALLPTITVAATQLGYMIGGLVVVETLFHYQGIGSLIYNAAKAKDFPMLEAGVLTIGVVYTLANLVADALHVLLNPRLRVRTAE from the coding sequence ATGTCGGCTCCGGCGCCCTCTCCCGCCTCGAACGCATCGCGTTTACCGCGTGCGACGAACGGCAACGCAGGCCGCGTCGCGCGTTTTCTGGCGACGCGCGTGGGTCTGTCGCTGATCACGCTGTGGCTGCTGTCGCTGACCGTGTTCGCGGGCGGCCAGTTGCTGCCCGGCGATATCGGCCGCGCGGTGCTCGGGCCGCTCGCCGATGCGCGCGCGGTCGCCGCGCTCAATCATCAGCTCGGCGCCGACCGGCCGCTGCTCACGCAATACATCGACTGGATCACGCATTTCGTGCGCGGCAACATGGGGCTGTCGTACGCGTATCGCGAACCGGTCGGGCCGTTCATCGCCGATGCGCTAGCGCATTCGGCGAAGCTCGGCCTCTTCGCGTTCATCGTCGTCGTGCCACTCGGCATTGCGGGCGGCGTGTGGTCTGCGATGCATGCGGGACGCTGGCTCGATCGCACGATCAGCATTGCCGGTTTGTCGGCGACCGTGGTGCCGGAGTTCGTGTCGTCGATTGTGCTGATCCTCGTGTTCGGCGTGTGGCTGCGCTGGCTGCCGATCGAGGCCTCGTTTCCGCCCGATGCAAGCGTGCTCGAACAGCTGCGGCATCTGGTGCTGCCGGTGCTGCCGCTCGTCTTCGTATTCTTCGGCTATATCGCGCGGATGGCGCGCGCGGGCACCGTCGAAGCGCTCGACGCCGACTACACGCGCACCGCGATCCTTAAGGGCCTGCCGCGCCACGTCGTGATCTGGCGGCACGTGCTGCGCAACGCGCTGCTGCCGACGATCACCGTCGCCGCCACCCAGCTCGGCTACATGATCGGCGGACTCGTGGTGGTCGAAACGCTGTTCCACTACCAGGGGATCGGCTCGCTGATCTACAACGCCGCCAAGGCGAAGGACTTTCCGATGCTCGAAGCGGGCGTGCTGACGATCGGCGTCGTCTATACGCTCGCGAATCTGGTCGCCGATGCGCTGCACGTGCTGCTCAATCCGCGGCTGCGGGTGAGGACCGCGGAATGA
- a CDS encoding ABC transporter substrate-binding protein has translation MKTPADRLLASDALNTARLTADAYGNHALDEFLAGRITRRELLRYASVIGLSVAGGGLLGAPRARAQGAPAPSNQTIRVAHLTPAGAVDPLTVTDAASLALLNQTGEFLIDDDGEKLMLKPALALSWKPNDKGDVWTFRLRPNVKFHDGQSFGAKDVVATFDRLADPASGSAALSVLKGVLSKGGAKVVDEHTVEFHLDAPIGNFPYYVSSDNYNAVILPANFAGNYEKSFIGTGPFKLEKYQPKVGASFVRNPDYWGDKALPQRVQFSFYADEQAQLLALQGHQADVMGTFTVQGGAAILNNPDYKAVGVKSSAHRQIHMRNDSPLFKDKRVRQALALSLDRDVLVRGLFKGRAQLGNDSPFAPVFPSSDAGVPQRKNDVAKAKQLLGQAGVPNGFDVTLTTEKYMEIPDLAVVVQNAAKAIGVRINLKVESQSLYYGAGTPGKSDWLDSPLGITDYGHRGVPNVFLNATLTSNGTWNAAHFKNPQYDQLVAQFVAAIDLATQKKLSGQIQTLLLDETPLIIPFFYDQLIAMRKGVNGVRFTALAQLYFDRATLSA, from the coding sequence ATGAAAACGCCAGCGGACCGCCTTCTCGCATCTGACGCACTAAACACAGCCCGCCTCACCGCCGACGCCTACGGCAACCACGCCCTCGACGAATTCCTCGCCGGCCGCATCACGCGCCGCGAACTGCTGCGCTACGCGAGCGTGATCGGTCTTTCGGTCGCGGGCGGCGGCTTGCTCGGCGCGCCGCGAGCGAGGGCGCAAGGTGCGCCGGCCCCATCGAACCAGACGATCCGCGTCGCGCATCTGACGCCGGCGGGCGCCGTCGATCCACTGACGGTCACCGACGCCGCGAGCCTCGCGCTGCTGAACCAGACCGGCGAATTCCTGATCGATGACGACGGCGAGAAGCTGATGCTCAAACCCGCGCTCGCGCTGTCGTGGAAGCCGAACGACAAGGGCGACGTGTGGACGTTCAGGCTGCGCCCCAACGTGAAATTCCACGACGGCCAGAGCTTCGGCGCGAAAGACGTGGTCGCCACCTTCGACCGTCTCGCCGATCCCGCGAGCGGCTCGGCCGCGTTGTCGGTATTGAAAGGCGTGCTGTCGAAAGGCGGTGCGAAGGTCGTCGACGAACACACGGTCGAGTTTCATCTCGACGCACCGATCGGCAATTTCCCCTACTACGTTTCCTCGGATAATTACAACGCGGTGATCCTGCCCGCGAACTTCGCGGGCAACTACGAAAAGAGCTTCATCGGCACCGGCCCGTTCAAACTCGAAAAGTATCAACCGAAGGTCGGCGCGTCGTTCGTGCGCAATCCCGACTACTGGGGCGACAAAGCGTTACCGCAACGGGTACAGTTTTCGTTCTATGCGGACGAACAGGCGCAACTGCTCGCGCTGCAAGGCCACCAGGCCGACGTGATGGGCACCTTCACCGTGCAGGGCGGCGCGGCCATTCTGAACAATCCGGACTACAAGGCAGTGGGCGTGAAGTCGAGCGCGCATCGGCAGATCCATATGCGCAACGACAGCCCGCTCTTCAAGGACAAACGCGTGCGCCAGGCGCTCGCGTTGTCGCTCGATCGCGACGTGCTCGTGCGTGGTCTCTTCAAGGGTCGCGCGCAACTCGGCAACGACAGCCCGTTCGCGCCGGTGTTTCCGTCGTCGGACGCGGGCGTGCCGCAACGCAAAAACGATGTCGCGAAGGCGAAGCAGCTGCTCGGGCAAGCCGGCGTGCCGAACGGTTTCGATGTCACGCTGACCACCGAAAAATACATGGAGATCCCCGACCTCGCGGTCGTCGTGCAGAACGCCGCGAAGGCGATCGGCGTGCGCATCAACCTGAAGGTCGAGAGCCAGTCGCTGTACTACGGCGCGGGCACGCCGGGCAAATCCGACTGGCTCGACTCGCCGCTCGGCATCACCGACTACGGTCATCGCGGCGTGCCGAACGTGTTCCTCAACGCGACGCTCACGAGCAACGGCACGTGGAATGCTGCGCACTTCAAGAATCCGCAATACGATCAACTGGTCGCGCAGTTCGTCGCGGCGATCGACCTCGCCACGCAGAAGAAACTCTCCGGACAGATCCAGACGCTGCTGCTCGACGAAACGCCGCTGATCATCCCGTTCTTCTACGATCAGCTGATCGCGATGCGCAAGGGCGTGAACGGCGTGCGCTTCACCGCGCTCGCGCAGCTGTATTTCGATCGCGCGACGCTGAGCGCGTAA
- a CDS encoding HoxN/HupN/NixA family nickel/cobalt transporter, with protein sequence MTPTASLRRRLVTLYAALIAANLGTWLWALIAFRHFPLLLGTALLAYGFGLRHAVDADHIAAIDAVTRKLMQTGKRPLGIGLAFSLGHSTIVIAATIGIAWTTHSLHGRFECLKELGGTLGTLVSATFLLVLAAVNLVILRDVWRRYRHAQHDGAVATASTDSLAPAGLLSRALRPLFRLVTKSWHMYPVGVLFGLGFDTATEIGLLAIAASQASTGLPLYSILVFPGLFTAGMTLVDSTDNVLMVHAYGWAMDDPKRKLYYNASITFVSAVVAIVIGGIEALGLLSDRFGWSGGMLDAIARINDHFGALGYAIVAAFMACWIGSVLFHRWRRPTAATGAATSAAPK encoded by the coding sequence ATGACGCCTACCGCTTCGCTGCGCCGTCGCCTCGTCACGCTCTACGCGGCGCTGATCGCCGCCAACCTCGGCACCTGGCTGTGGGCGCTGATCGCGTTTCGCCACTTCCCGCTGCTGCTCGGCACCGCGCTGCTCGCGTATGGCTTCGGTCTGCGTCATGCGGTCGACGCCGACCACATCGCGGCGATCGACGCGGTCACGCGCAAGCTGATGCAAACGGGCAAGCGGCCGCTCGGCATCGGGCTCGCGTTTTCGCTCGGACACTCGACCATCGTGATCGCGGCGACGATCGGCATCGCGTGGACCACGCATTCGCTGCACGGGCGCTTCGAGTGCCTCAAGGAACTCGGCGGCACGCTCGGCACGCTGGTTTCGGCGACGTTCCTGCTGGTGCTCGCGGCGGTCAATCTCGTGATCCTGCGCGATGTGTGGCGTCGCTACCGGCACGCGCAACACGATGGCGCCGTGGCGACCGCGTCAACCGATTCGCTCGCCCCAGCCGGGCTGCTGTCGCGTGCGTTACGGCCGCTGTTCCGGCTGGTGACCAAAAGCTGGCACATGTACCCGGTCGGCGTGCTGTTCGGGCTCGGCTTCGATACCGCGACCGAGATCGGCCTGCTCGCGATCGCCGCGTCGCAGGCGAGCACCGGTCTGCCGCTCTACTCGATCCTCGTGTTCCCCGGGCTCTTCACGGCCGGCATGACGCTCGTCGATTCGACCGATAACGTGCTGATGGTGCACGCATACGGCTGGGCGATGGATGACCCGAAGCGCAAGCTGTACTACAACGCGAGCATCACGTTCGTGTCGGCGGTGGTCGCGATCGTGATCGGCGGCATCGAGGCGTTGGGACTACTGTCGGACCGCTTCGGCTGGAGCGGCGGCATGTTGGATGCGATCGCCCGCATCAACGATCACTTTGGCGCGCTCGGCTATGCGATCGTCGCGGCCTTCATGGCGTGCTGGATCGGCTCGGTCCTGTTTCATCGCTGGAGACGGCCAACCGCGGCGACAGGCGCGGCAACAAGCGCGGCGCCCAAATGA
- a CDS encoding cupin domain-containing protein yields MSQDHEHPHYRAEHETAETGGQIDWREHGVKVIRGDQLDTNTAQTPGMNRAAAINAARVGAQKIWAGTVTIHPNAKTGAHHHGALESVIYVVRGQARMRWGEHLEFTAEAGPGDFIFVPPYVPHQEINASTDEPLECVLVRSDNEAVVVNLNIDAVEQPETVYWVDPIHKHPHDH; encoded by the coding sequence ATGAGCCAGGATCACGAACATCCGCATTACCGGGCCGAGCACGAGACCGCCGAAACCGGCGGGCAGATCGACTGGCGCGAGCACGGCGTGAAGGTCATCCGCGGCGATCAGCTCGATACCAACACCGCGCAAACGCCGGGCATGAACCGCGCGGCTGCGATCAACGCGGCGCGCGTCGGCGCGCAAAAGATCTGGGCCGGCACCGTGACGATCCATCCGAACGCGAAGACCGGCGCGCATCATCACGGCGCGCTCGAAAGCGTGATCTACGTGGTGCGCGGCCAGGCGCGCATGCGCTGGGGCGAGCATCTGGAGTTCACCGCCGAGGCCGGTCCTGGCGACTTCATCTTCGTGCCGCCCTACGTGCCGCATCAGGAGATCAACGCGAGCACCGACGAGCCGCTCGAATGCGTGCTCGTACGCAGCGACAACGAAGCGGTCGTCGTCAATCTGAACATCGATGCTGTCGAGCAGCCGGAAACGGTCTACTGGGTCGATCCGATCCACAAGCATCCGCACGATCACTGA
- the fusA gene encoding elongation factor G yields the protein MPRKTPIERYRNIGISAHIDAGKTTTTERILFYTGVTHKIGEVHDGAATMDWMEQEQERGITITSAATTAFWKGMAGNYPEHRINIIDTPGHVDFTIEVERSMRVLDGACMVYDSVGGVQPQSETVWRQANKYKVPRIAFVNKMDRVGADFFRVQRQIGERLKGVAVPIQIPIGAEEHFQGVVDLVKMKAIYWDDASQGIKFEYRDIPAELAATAKEWHDKMVEAAAEANETLLEKYLGGEHHLSEEEIKQGIRARTIANEIVPMLCGSAFKNKGVQAMLDAVIDYLPSPVDVPAITGHDEHDKEIERHPNDDDPFSALAFKIMTDPFVGQLIFFRVYSGVVNSGDTVYNAAKEKKERLGRILQMHANERKEIKEVYAGDIAAAVGLKEATTGDTLCDPNHVIILERMIFPDPVISQAVEPKTKADQEKMGIALNRLAQEDPSFRVQTDEESGQTIISGMGELHLEILVDRMKREFGVEATVGKPQVAYRETVRNKVEDVEGKFVKQSGGRGQYGHAVIALEPSEQGKGYEFVDAIKGGVIPREFIPAVDKGIQETLKAGVLAGYPVVDVKVTLTFGSYHDVDSNENAFRMAGSMAFKEAMRKAKPILLEPMMAVEVETPEDFMGNVMGDLSSRRGMVQGMEDIAGGGGKLVRAEVPLAEMFGYSTSLRSATQGRATYTMEFKHYAETPSNVAEAVINAKKQ from the coding sequence GTGCCCCGCAAGACTCCAATCGAGCGCTACCGGAATATCGGCATCAGCGCTCACATCGATGCCGGCAAAACCACCACCACCGAACGGATCCTGTTCTACACCGGCGTGACCCACAAGATCGGCGAGGTTCACGACGGTGCGGCGACGATGGACTGGATGGAACAGGAGCAGGAGCGCGGCATCACGATCACGTCGGCGGCCACGACCGCGTTCTGGAAAGGCATGGCCGGCAACTACCCCGAGCATCGGATCAACATCATCGACACCCCCGGGCACGTCGACTTCACGATCGAAGTCGAGCGCTCGATGCGCGTGCTCGACGGCGCGTGCATGGTGTACGACTCGGTCGGCGGCGTGCAGCCGCAATCGGAAACCGTGTGGCGCCAGGCAAACAAGTACAAGGTGCCGCGCATCGCGTTCGTCAACAAGATGGACCGCGTCGGCGCGGACTTCTTCCGCGTGCAGCGGCAGATCGGCGAACGCCTGAAGGGCGTCGCCGTGCCGATCCAGATTCCAATCGGCGCGGAAGAGCACTTCCAGGGCGTGGTCGACCTCGTCAAGATGAAGGCGATCTACTGGGACGACGCGAGCCAGGGCATCAAGTTCGAGTATCGCGACATTCCGGCTGAACTCGCCGCAACGGCGAAGGAATGGCACGACAAGATGGTCGAGGCCGCGGCCGAGGCGAACGAGACGCTGCTCGAAAAGTACCTGGGCGGCGAGCATCACCTCAGCGAAGAAGAAATCAAGCAGGGCATTCGCGCGCGCACGATCGCCAACGAGATCGTGCCGATGCTGTGCGGCAGCGCGTTCAAGAACAAGGGCGTGCAGGCGATGCTCGACGCGGTGATCGACTATCTGCCGTCGCCGGTCGACGTGCCCGCGATCACCGGTCACGACGAGCACGACAAGGAGATCGAGCGTCATCCGAACGACGACGATCCGTTCTCGGCGCTCGCCTTCAAGATCATGACCGACCCGTTCGTCGGCCAGTTGATCTTCTTCCGCGTGTACTCGGGCGTCGTCAATTCGGGCGACACGGTCTACAACGCGGCCAAGGAAAAGAAGGAGCGCCTCGGCCGCATCCTGCAGATGCATGCGAACGAGCGCAAGGAAATCAAGGAGGTCTACGCGGGCGACATCGCCGCGGCCGTCGGCCTGAAGGAAGCGACTACCGGCGACACGCTGTGCGATCCTAATCATGTGATCATCCTCGAAAGGATGATCTTCCCGGACCCGGTGATCTCGCAGGCCGTCGAGCCGAAGACCAAGGCCGATCAGGAGAAGATGGGCATCGCGCTGAATCGTCTCGCGCAGGAAGATCCATCGTTCCGCGTGCAGACCGATGAGGAATCCGGACAGACGATCATCTCCGGCATGGGCGAGCTGCACCTGGAAATTCTGGTCGACCGGATGAAGCGCGAGTTCGGCGTCGAAGCAACTGTCGGCAAGCCGCAGGTCGCCTATCGCGAAACGGTGCGCAACAAGGTAGAGGACGTCGAAGGCAAGTTCGTCAAGCAGTCGGGCGGCCGCGGCCAGTACGGCCACGCGGTGATCGCGCTCGAACCTTCCGAACAGGGCAAAGGCTACGAGTTCGTCGACGCGATCAAGGGCGGCGTGATCCCACGCGAATTCATCCCGGCGGTCGACAAGGGCATCCAGGAGACGCTGAAAGCCGGCGTGCTGGCGGGCTATCCGGTCGTCGACGTGAAGGTCACGCTGACCTTCGGTTCGTACCACGACGTCGACTCGAACGAAAACGCGTTCCGCATGGCTGGCTCGATGGCCTTCAAGGAAGCGATGCGCAAGGCGAAGCCCATACTGCTCGAACCGATGATGGCCGTCGAGGTGGAAACGCCCGAGGACTTCATGGGCAACGTGATGGGCGACCTGTCGAGCCGGCGCGGCATGGTGCAAGGCATGGAAGACATCGCGGGCGGCGGCGGCAAGCTGGTGCGTGCGGAGGTGCCGCTCGCCGAGATGTTCGGCTACTCGACGTCGCTGCGCTCGGCCACTCAGGGCCGCGCGACTTATACGATGGAGTTCAAGCATTACGCCGAAACGCCGAGCAACGTCGCCGAGGCCGTGATCAACGCGAAGAAGCAATGA
- a CDS encoding DUF192 domain-containing protein, with protein MRFSIRSSVARFAVAVALPLAALSFAATTAPALAQQMPPGAKQPGEFPRVKLTAGMFVIDAAVAANDADREQGLMYRTKLGPNEGMLFVFNENAGHCFWMKNTLIPLSIAFIRADGTITDIDEMQAETTNNHCPTHNGVFALEMPKGWFTAKGIKPGMQIQGLPPVPGITQ; from the coding sequence GTGCGATTTTCCATCCGCTCGTCGGTGGCGCGTTTCGCCGTTGCCGTTGCACTGCCGCTCGCGGCGCTGTCGTTCGCCGCTACCACGGCTCCCGCCCTGGCGCAGCAGATGCCGCCGGGCGCCAAGCAGCCGGGCGAGTTTCCGCGGGTCAAGCTGACCGCTGGTATGTTCGTGATCGACGCGGCCGTCGCCGCCAATGACGCGGATCGCGAACAGGGCTTGATGTATCGCACGAAGCTCGGGCCGAACGAAGGCATGCTGTTCGTGTTCAACGAGAACGCGGGCCACTGCTTCTGGATGAAGAACACGCTGATTCCGCTGTCGATCGCGTTCATACGCGCCGACGGCACGATCACCGACATCGACGAGATGCAGGCCGAGACCACCAACAACCACTGCCCGACGCACAACGGCGTGTTCGCGCTGGAAATGCCCAAGGGCTGGTTCACGGCGAAGGGCATCAAGCCGGGCATGCAGATCCAGGGCTTGCCGCCGGTGCCGGGTATCACGCAGTAG
- a CDS encoding pseudouridine synthase: MRLLALNKPFGTICQFSPHETRASLADWVKVPGVYPAGRLDSDSEGLLLLTDDGALQARIAEPRHKLVKRYWAQVEGAVDDAALKQLARGVDLGDYVTRPCQASYVEPSGSLWTRTPPIRYRAAIPTTWIELSITEGKNRQVRRMTAAVGFPTLRLVRVGIGALDIFSLGLQPGESVELRANAPWDGVA, from the coding sequence ATGCGCCTTCTCGCCCTCAACAAGCCGTTCGGCACCATCTGTCAATTTTCGCCACATGAGACGCGCGCGTCGCTTGCAGACTGGGTCAAGGTACCCGGTGTCTATCCGGCCGGCCGCCTCGACTCGGATAGCGAAGGCCTGCTGCTGCTCACCGACGACGGCGCGCTGCAGGCGCGCATCGCGGAGCCGCGTCACAAGCTCGTCAAACGCTATTGGGCGCAAGTCGAAGGCGCGGTCGACGACGCCGCGTTGAAACAGCTCGCACGCGGCGTCGATCTCGGTGACTACGTGACACGCCCATGTCAGGCGAGCTATGTCGAACCGTCTGGCTCGCTATGGACGCGCACGCCGCCGATCCGCTATCGCGCTGCGATCCCGACCACGTGGATCGAACTGTCGATCACAGAAGGCAAGAACCGTCAGGTGCGTCGCATGACGGCCGCGGTCGGTTTTCCGACGCTGCGTCTCGTGCGCGTCGGCATCGGTGCGCTTGACATTTTTTCACTCGGACTACAACCGGGTGAGAGCGTCGAGTTGCGAGCGAACGCGCCGTGGGATGGCGTCGCCTGA
- the icd gene encoding NADP-dependent isocitrate dehydrogenase, with protein MPYQHIKVPAGGDKITVNADFSLNVSDEPIIPYIEGDGTGLDITPVMLKVVDAAVEKAYGGKKKIHWMEIYAGEKATRVYGPDVWLPDETLQAVKEYIVSIKGPLTTPVGGGIRSLNVALRQELDLYVCLRPVQYFKGVPSPVREPEKTNMVIFRENSEDIYAGIEWPAESEQAKKIIRFLREEMGVKKIRFPDSSGIGIKPVSREGTERLVRKAIQYAIDNERRSVTLVHKGNIMKYTEGAFRDYGYALAQKEFNAELMDGGPWMKVRNPKTGGDVVVKDVIADAFLQQILLRPAEYDVIATLNLNGDYISDALAAQVGGIGIAPGANMSDSVAMFEATHGTAPKYAGKDYVNPGSEILSAEMMLRHLGWFEAADLIIRSMEKSILQKRVTYDFARLMEGATQVSCSAFGQVMIENM; from the coding sequence ATGCCGTATCAGCACATCAAGGTTCCGGCAGGTGGCGATAAGATCACCGTCAACGCCGACTTCTCGCTCAACGTTTCCGACGAACCGATCATCCCGTACATCGAAGGCGACGGCACCGGTCTGGACATCACGCCGGTCATGCTCAAGGTCGTCGATGCGGCGGTCGAAAAGGCGTACGGCGGCAAGAAGAAAATCCACTGGATGGAAATCTACGCGGGTGAGAAGGCGACCCGGGTGTACGGCCCGGACGTATGGCTGCCGGACGAAACGTTGCAGGCGGTCAAGGAATACATCGTATCGATCAAGGGGCCGCTCACCACGCCGGTCGGCGGCGGCATCCGCTCGCTGAACGTCGCGTTGCGCCAGGAACTGGACCTCTACGTGTGCCTGCGTCCGGTGCAGTATTTCAAGGGCGTGCCGTCGCCGGTGCGTGAGCCCGAGAAGACCAACATGGTGATCTTCCGCGAGAACTCGGAAGACATTTACGCGGGCATCGAATGGCCGGCCGAATCCGAACAGGCGAAGAAGATCATCAGGTTCCTGCGCGAAGAAATGGGCGTGAAGAAGATCCGCTTCCCGGATTCGTCGGGCATCGGCATCAAGCCGGTGTCGCGCGAAGGGACCGAACGTCTGGTGCGCAAGGCGATCCAGTATGCGATCGACAATGAACGCCGCTCGGTGACGCTGGTGCACAAGGGCAACATCATGAAGTACACCGAAGGCGCGTTTCGCGACTACGGCTACGCGCTCGCGCAGAAAGAGTTCAACGCGGAACTGATGGACGGCGGTCCGTGGATGAAAGTCAGGAATCCGAAGACCGGCGGCGACGTCGTCGTGAAGGACGTGATCGCCGACGCGTTCCTGCAGCAGATCCTGCTGCGCCCGGCCGAATACGACGTGATCGCCACGCTGAACCTGAACGGCGACTACATCTCCGACGCGCTCGCCGCGCAGGTTGGCGGCATCGGTATCGCGCCGGGCGCGAATATGTCGGATTCGGTTGCGATGTTCGAGGCGACTCATGGCACGGCGCCGAAATACGCGGGCAAGGACTACGTGAATCCCGGCTCGGAAATCCTGTCGGCGGAAATGATGCTGCGCCACCTGGGCTGGTTCGAGGCGGCGGATCTGATAATCAGATCGATGGAAAAATCGATCCTGCAAAAGCGCGTGACTTACGATTTTGCCCGTCTGATGGAAGGCGCGACCCAGGTGTCGTGTTCCGCATTTGGGCAAGTGATGATCGAAAATATGTAA
- the cspD gene encoding cold shock domain-containing protein CspD — MATGTVKWFNDAKGFGFITPDEGGEDLFAHFSAIQMNGFKTLKEGQKVTFEVVQGPKGKQASNIQTPA, encoded by the coding sequence ATGGCAACTGGTACGGTCAAATGGTTTAACGACGCCAAAGGTTTCGGATTCATCACGCCTGATGAGGGCGGTGAGGATCTGTTTGCACACTTCTCGGCCATCCAGATGAATGGGTTCAAAACCCTGAAGGAAGGTCAGAAGGTCACCTTCGAGGTCGTGCAAGGCCCGAAAGGCAAACAGGCATCGAACATTCAGACTCCTGCCTGA
- the clpS gene encoding ATP-dependent Clp protease adapter ClpS translates to MAIIPDKQDGTVLERQEQKLKPPSMYKVVLLNDDFTPMEFVVMIVQEYFNKDRETATQVMLKVHREGRGVCGVYTRDIASTKVEQVVTHARQAGHPLQCVMEEA, encoded by the coding sequence ATGGCGATTATCCCGGACAAGCAGGACGGCACCGTACTGGAACGGCAGGAGCAGAAACTCAAGCCGCCGTCCATGTACAAGGTGGTGCTGCTGAATGACGACTTCACGCCGATGGAATTTGTCGTGATGATCGTGCAGGAATATTTCAATAAGGATCGTGAAACCGCAACGCAGGTCATGTTGAAGGTGCATCGCGAGGGCAGGGGAGTTTGTGGGGTCTATACGCGGGACATCGCGTCGACCAAAGTCGAGCAAGTCGTTACCCACGCACGGCAGGCCGGGCATCCGCTGCAGTGTGTGATGGAGGAAGCATGA